GAGCTGTACTGGCACATGGGGGCCACCCAGGCCCGGTTCGGGAACGTCGTGCCGCGGAGAGTGAGCGGCGAGAAGAGACGGCTCATCGTAGGCCTCGCAGGAGGGATGTGGGACGCCGAGTGCCCCGCAGTCGTTGAGCCGCGGCCTGGGTTCCTGCGGGACGCCCCGCACGGTGGGTGCCCCCGAGTACCCGGGCCGCCCGTGGCACACACCACCGGCCAGGCGTGCTCACCTCCGCGGATGTCCGGGCACGTGGCGGTCCCCGGCCATGGTCGCGTGCGCACCTGGGGCGTCGTCCTGATCATTTGCATGATCTGCGGCACACGGGCAACACGCCGGCCTCCCCGGCCGGGGCCGGCACGCGGGAGCCGATGACTCGGATGGACCACAGCAGCCCGCGCGCCGCGCTGATCTACTCTCGCGGCTCGGCCGCGGCAGTGGGCCGTGGTCGACGGCTGGTCCCACGCTGAGGCTACGGGCGCGAGACGCGTGTGTCAGGCATTCGCCGCGTACCGCCAGAACTCCCTGATCACCGGTGCCGGCGCGGGACCCATCGCTGCCACCTGAGTCAGCAGGATGGTGACCGCGCCCGTGGTCGGGATGACGTGCGCCGCTGTGCCCGTGCCGCCGACCCGGCCGTTACGGCTGGGCACATTCCACGGGTTGGTGCGGTCGATGTCGACCGAGCCGCCGAAGCCCCAGCCCTGGCCGTCCAGGAACAGCCGGCCGATGTCGCGCTGCGCCGGAGTCGTATGGTCGGTGGTCATCATGCGCACGGAGTCGGCCGACAGCACCCGGCGGCCGTCGGCCGCCACCCCGCCAGCCAGCAGCATCCGGGAGAAGGCCAGCCAGTCGTCGGCGGTCGAGGCCAGCCCGCCATTGCCGAGCGGTAGCGCGGGCAGGCGCCTCCACTCGCCGTCCGGGCCGTCGGCGAGCTCCAGACTGCCGTCGTCGCCTGGCCTGTAGAAGCTGGTGAACCGGCCCCGCTTGGCGGCCGGCACCTCGAAACCGGTGTCCACCATGCCCAGCGGCCCGAAGATCCGCTCCGTGAGGAACTCCGGCAACGGCTGTCCGGTGACCCGCGAAATCAACACCCCCTGCAGGACGGAGCAGGTGTCGTACAGCCAGGCAGCGCCCGGTTGGTACAGCAGCGGGATGCGGCCGAGCGCCGCCATCCACTCGTCGGCCGGCGGGAAGTTGCTCGGCACCCGGCCGTCCTTTTGCACCGTGAACAACTCCTGCACCGCCGGCAGTGTGAAGTCGGAGGGGAACCCGTACCCGGCCTGGGAGGCCAGCACGTCGAACACAGTGATGGGCCGGTCGGCCGGCACCACGTCGTCCACCGGGCTGGCCGGCGTGCGTACGACCACCGGCTTTCCCAGCTCCGGCAGCCACATCCCGATCGGGTCGTCCAGTGCCAACCTGCCCTCCTCCACGAGGATCAGCAGTGCGGCGGCGGTGACGGACTTGGTGATCGAGGCGACCCGGAAGATGGAGTCCCTCGCCATCGGGGCGCCGCCACCGGCGTCCTGCGCGCCGACGGCCACCACCTCGACCTGGTCACCCCGGGCCACGAGGCCAACCGCTCCCGGCAGCGTACCGGCACCGACGTGGGCTTCGAGCAAGTCGTGCAGGGTCGTCATGAGGCCGCCTTCGAGAAGATTGCAGTCGCAGGACAGACTCCCTCACGGGCCGGGAATCATCGGCGTTCCCTGACCGTCGAGGAGGACGACACATCGGGCCACCTGGAACCGGTTCTGTGCGACACCGGCTACGGCCCCACGAGGACCCGCTCCGGGTCAATACACCTGGAGTCCCCGGGGGAGCGTCGGCCGCGACGGGTCAACATCGATCTCGATCACCGGCTCAGACATGGAGCTCTGGTGGGAAGCCGGTCCAGCGGAGCTCGGCCGGGAGATGTCCGGTGTCGTTGAAGAGGAGGACCGCCGGGGGGCGGTCGGGTGTGTAGCGGATGACGGTCAGAGCCGCGTTGGCATGGTTGATGCCCAGCCAGCGCCACTTCGGTGCATCAAGGGCGGCGCGGATGAGCCAGCCGACAAGGAAGTTGTGGGTGACGACGAGTTCGTGCCGCGGTTCGTCTCCGTCAACGGTTCCGGTGAACTCCGCGAGAGCCGCCGCCGCGAGCTCGGGGCCCTGCTCGCGTTCCTCGGCCGTGAACCGGGCCAGGAACTCGGTCCAGGCGTCGGCTGCCTCCGGTGGCAGTTCCTCGCGCGTCGGCAGGTAGGGGAGGTAGTCGCCAGCCGCTTCGGAGCGACGGCAGGGGACTCCGTCGAGTTGCTCACCGACCAGCCGAGCGGTCTGTTCGGCACGGGTGAGCGGGCCGTGGTGGATCGCCGCCAAGGGGACCCCCTGGAGCCGGTTCCCCAGCAGGGCAGCCTGGCGGCGGCCGGCATCCGTCAAGCCGCTCTCATCCGGCGATGCCTCGCCGTGACGAGCGAGATAGAGGTAGCGGGCGGCCCTACCGGTCATGATGCGTCCTTCACTGAAGTCGATCTTGCGGGCGCATGGGAGGACGCCGACCCGTGCCGACCGGTTCCGCGAAGGCTGGAGTGGGGCCTCCGTCGACGATCTCGACGGGAAGTCCGCGCCCGCACCCGCTGCGCACCATGGGTACAGGGAGAAGGGCATGTACCTCAGCCTGCACGGGACGTCCGGTCCTCCCGGCACGCCGTCCTCGCCCGGCTGGGTCGTGATGGGCCAGGATGCCCGTATGAGAATGCCCTTCGGCCGTCCGAGTCTGCGCCCGTGCCTTCCGTACAAGCAGGCCGCCGCGCCCGGCCACGACGGGGTGGTCGCGCACTTCCTGGGCACCAGTTCCGTGCTGTTCTCCGACGGGGAGACCTCGGTGCTCAGCGACGGATTCGTCAGCCGGCCGGGGCTGTTGCGGGTGGCGGCGGGCAGGATCTCGCCCGACCGC
Above is a genomic segment from Streptomyces collinus Tu 365 containing:
- a CDS encoding serine hydrolase domain-containing protein; protein product: MTTLHDLLEAHVGAGTLPGAVGLVARGDQVEVVAVGAQDAGGGAPMARDSIFRVASITKSVTAAALLILVEEGRLALDDPIGMWLPELGKPVVVRTPASPVDDVVPADRPITVFDVLASQAGYGFPSDFTLPAVQELFTVQKDGRVPSNFPPADEWMAALGRIPLLYQPGAAWLYDTCSVLQGVLISRVTGQPLPEFLTERIFGPLGMVDTGFEVPAAKRGRFTSFYRPGDDGSLELADGPDGEWRRLPALPLGNGGLASTADDWLAFSRMLLAGGVAADGRRVLSADSVRMMTTDHTTPAQRDIGRLFLDGQGWGFGGSVDIDRTNPWNVPSRNGRVGGTGTAAHVIPTTGAVTILLTQVAAMGPAPAPVIREFWRYAANA
- a CDS encoding histidine phosphatase family protein; its protein translation is MTGRAARYLYLARHGEASPDESGLTDAGRRQAALLGNRLQGVPLAAIHHGPLTRAEQTARLVGEQLDGVPCRRSEAAGDYLPYLPTREELPPEAADAWTEFLARFTAEEREQGPELAAAALAEFTGTVDGDEPRHELVVTHNFLVGWLIRAALDAPKWRWLGINHANAALTVIRYTPDRPPAVLLFNDTGHLPAELRWTGFPPELHV